The Acropora muricata isolate sample 2 chromosome 7, ASM3666990v1, whole genome shotgun sequence genomic interval GGTATGTGGGCTTTTTATGTCCTCTTTACCTTCTCATTTTATCACTCTGTAGTGAAATTACTTCTACCATCAACTCATTCACAAAAGATGAGCTAGGTGGCTTACTTGTTGGTGTAGCTAGGAAGAAATCTGTTGAGGGGGGAAAGAGGCATATATGGGATACCTGTGAGGGGTTTTTCCAAAAGGCACCATCACTCTAAAGCGAGCAATGGAATTCTTATCAGCCACATACTAACCAAAAAGAGAGGGATGCGGTATGGAAATGTTTCTCTCTGAAAAATTGGTCGCACAAGCTGGAAATTGGGAAGGACATCAATCAATGCATGTGAGAAGGAAAATTCACTATCCCCTTAAGATTCCTAACAAGGTACATTACTGAGTGAGGCAAATTTTGTGAGACAATATTCCTCTCTTACGTAAGGGTGCTGCTATTGCACTACGTCTTTGTGTGTCATAAACCCATTAAAGAAACTGAAATGTAGACTTGGTATACCTTAACATTTATGTTGATAGACCATTAGTGCCGATAAAGTAAGAAGTGCCATGTTTTTTGACATGTtgatttttcttgctttttttttcgttaggCTTTTGATGACTCAATTGCTGAGCTTGATAAATTGCAGGAAGACTGTTACAAAGATAGTACCCTTATAATGCAACTGTTACGTGACAATCTTACTGTAAGTGGCGATCTACACTTGAaatattctcggttttcacgtgacgtcacggcggccatgttggtgtacagaacaatagcgaaaaaaggCTTTTGGGagtttgattctattattatgcaaaacttgagcgacattttgccattgttctgtacaccaacatggccgtctcatcacgtgagtgaaaacaaagAATTGCAACTGATACTTGTCCTTGTTATGAAATGCTACAAGTGGCTCAGTAATGCCTTCCATCGCTACACATTATAAGGGAGATAGGGCTAAGCTATTTCAGGAGTAGCAGTAGCAGCAATATGTCGGCTTTATCTCAgtccgggggggggggttactgtcatatatgggccatatatgagtatgtgccgctgtgaagggtatggttttcaagcagtttactctagcttAGGGTAtttaaatcagagcgtttgggtctagaataggctatcttttttcacgaaactgaccagttggttgaagatttcatctagactaaggaaaccaggaatttactctagtataggttggcaaaatccagctgaaactagctctggtataggctaaggggttccagagtcctagcggctcatccccacccagaaattcgtaaagtacccccccccccggatcTCAGTCAATTTCTCGACCTGACTTGAGTGTCAACTCTTCTTACCTtcctcatcaaaatcaactCATGACAGCATGTGGTAGGACTTAGAGGCCCCCAAGTTTATTGGTTTGAACTGTTACGTGCTACTCTCTCTAAATCAAGGGACTTACTTACAGAATACGATATTACAATCCATTGTTGTTTTTGACAGTTGTGGACTTCGAATCAAGAACAGGAAGAAGACGAGCCTCAAGGGTGAAGACTGTGCTCGTGAATTGGTGCTTCTGTCCCATTTCTTATTAACCACAATGACTGTCAGCATGTATGATACAGAAGCTAGCTAGCTCGCAATCTTTCCATGTGTTTGCTTGTCCTCAGCACTCTTTGTATTTACTCTTGGAACTCCCAGCAATCAGATCTTTTAGGGTTATGTATTGGTGTCTAGTATGATTGAAAGCAAAAGTCCTGTAATGTAGTAAGCCCCTCGTCTAGTCCGAGATTTCTTCTACGCCTTTGAAGACCTAGGGGTGTACCCAGAGAAGGTTTTCCAAAACCCAAACAATTGGGGTAAGCGAGTTGTTGATgctgcaacaacaaaaataagaacCTAGACTTCCCCCTTGTTGAAGTCATGGGTGTACCCCTGGGGATTGATTAAATTGACCCCCCTCCCTCCTCCCGTAAGGTTCGTTTTGACTAATTGTAGGCATTCATTCAAGCTGCAGAGTGAAGCAAGAATTCTCGTTTTTTTGATCTCGCATTGATTGAGATGAGCGGTTATAGTGAGGTTGGCCTTGCAGTGTAAGCCTTGTTTATCAATAAACGCAAGTTACCACTTACTGTATTCTGGGAATACGAGAGGAGAGGTTACCTGTTAATTGAAGCAGGCAGAGGGGTCTGAGCAAGATTTTCGGTTCCTGTTTTGCCCTTATGTGAGCGCCGTCCATTCAGCAATTCTTAGCAACCAAAACATCTCTATTTGATTTACATTCAATTGAAATGGAATGAAAAAGCAGAGGCGACGTGCGTTTTAACCTGGGTGTGAATGTTCAGTTAATCCAGCCGGGACGTTTGCATCCGTGCCAACTCTCCCCTGATTATGCTGAAGTCTCCCAGAAACGAAACGAATCTCCCTTACGACCCACCAAATCTCCCGGAAGAAAACCACTTTGAACCTTTTCAAGTCTTTAAGACTGCTCCACAGGGTAGGCTCAAATTAAAATGTATCTCCTAACTGAAACAACTTCGGCTTTTCAAAGCTTAACACATTTCTGCATcggatttttcaaaaaaatacaCTTTGAGTGAGGGTGGGTGAGTGCGTTTTTTGCGGGGCGAGGGGGCAAGTGAGCTAAGAGCAGGAAGTGTGTGGTGTATTGCATTTGTCAAGGTAAATCCAATGAGTTATTAGGAAAGTTTATTTTTTGCCTACAGAGTCGATCGTACTCAGGAACAGTTGAAATTCGTCTTTTCGTAATCTTTGACTGTTGCGTAAGATGAGCTGTTCTGGAAACTGCTTCAATGTACTTGCAAAAATACATACATGGGGTTAGAGCTTCCACCAATTACAAATGACCGGAATGAAGAAATGGTCAATTGACAACATACGATGAGAGAATTGAAGTGAAGTTACGATATAGTACCATGAAAATGGTCTTCATGTAACCTAACCGAAAACGACTGGCCCCGTAAATTGGAGCAGAAGGAACCACTAAAACAAACGTGCAAGCTCAAAAGGTCTCtggtaaaataatttttttcaaagtttaagACTCGTGTATCTTCTAACGAAACTAGATTGGCAGATTCACTCATGCAACTCGCCTAAAAGTAACGTTTTTCTTACGGACTGTCAATTAATGCGTGCGAATATGATTAACGAGGAACTAGTTTACTAGTTGCAATTAGTATAACTAATCTACCTTCCCAACAATTGCATTCAGTCTTGACATTGACTTGACCAGCGAAGTGTTCGCCACGAAAAAATGTCAAATTGTTGGACAGGTTAAGTGCTTAAGAGGCTATGTAATTTTATGTAATTTTAAAATCTGGCTTTGTGAATGAAAATTGCACGATATTGGCTGGAATACCgagcaatagaccattttcgaattctctcgACTGGACtcgatctagcatgaaatggagtgtaatgcgggcaaatcttttcaaatgcaaattaatttgcccgcattagcctccgtttcatgctagatccagtccaaccgttagaatacgaaactggcctattccGTAGCTCTTTCCAGACCTCCAAGTGTGCTGGTCCCTGTGACAACTTGTATCTTCTACTGTTATCATGTTTAGGGTCTTTGTTTTTGCTGCATCATCTATTGGTTCGTTCTCCTACCACAGGGTCAATCTTGTTTTACCAGACTCAAAATTTGGAAGTTATCTCTTGATACAATTCACCTTCAATATTCAAGGCTGATTTCTTGGAAGGCTGACTGGATTAATAAAAGATGAACTTCACAAGGCAAACTTGGTAAACAAAAACTCCTTACAAAGCTATCTGCTGTTATTGTGTCACGAGCGTGCAATAATACTCTATGTGATTTTCATGAGGTGTCCCCGTTTATGTTCGGGAGTGACAACTGCTTGGAACGCGGCTCAGGCGCAAGGCACTGCGGATAAAGCAACTGGGTCCGAGCTAAACGGTATAAAATTTAAGATACTCTGCGTATCGTGCTTAATTGTGCTTAGTTCCTTCGCCGGAATAAGTTCCAAGCAGAAGAAACATCAACACTCAAAATTCTTGACGCCATAAATTTGCCGATTCAGTTGCCTCACATGAAGTCCTCAAGAGTTCATCAATCATGTGATCTCAATTCGAACAAGGACAGTTCAAGTCGTTTGGCTGGGGCTTCTTTCGTTGGAAAATGAATTCCTTGAATTGATTCGTCACAAGCCAAAGATAAgaaattgaagacaaaaaaCCCTTTGCTGTTGAAACTCGACGTGTTCCCCCAGGCGAATAATCCTCCTCTAATCTTCTCGTATTTTAACCGTTCGTGACACTTTTTATCGAGGCTGGTCGCttctttcatccactcggtgcATCAGGGCTCGGCACACGTGATATGTGGATCGTTTCTTGATCTTCGTCGTCGGAAAACATTGACGTGCTGTCGTTACTGCGAGGCGACGATGGCTCTCGCTTCTCGGGAGGGTATTTCACGAGGGAAATCTGCTTTTCAAGCCCGTCGGCAGTTGTTACAAGATACGTGGTGGGAATGACGGGCAAACTCGATTGTCGCCGAAGTCTGTTACGAATCTTATCAGTCCAGCTGCCGTTTGAGACTCGGGACTGGCGTCGGAATATCTTCGGAGGATTGGTCGTGGTTGAAgatgtttttatttcttctcGAATAGTTTCCGAAATTGTTCCAGATCCGGCTGAACTGGATCTTGATATCTCGGAACTAGCTCCAGGTGGCTTTAAGTTTGTCTTGGCCTGCATTTTGGGTTCGACTTTTTGAGGTTTGTTATCATGCCTTTGAATCCAGTTTCCTTGGGAGGGAATTTCCATCTTTTTTACTGCCTTGAAAACTTGCGGACTTGGAAACTGGATGGTTGTGGGTTGAAGAGGAGTTCGATTCCTTGGTGTTGACGATCTGTAGCTTGAAGAAATGCAATGATTCTCGAAAACGGGTATCTGTTCCATGGTTTGACTTCTTCGCAAAAGCGATCCAGTGCTGGAAGTACGTAAAAGCTTGGGCGGCTCAAAATCTGGGAGAAGAAAGCCACATTTGGGACACAGAGCTTGCGCGTTCGGTTTCGCGTTCCGTTTATTTAAAGAATACACGTTTGCGAGACTTTCGAAAGACCGTTCGATGAACGTTTTAACGTTTTCTCGCGGTACATAAGCTTTGCAGACCTTGTGCATTAATCTTTCAATACAGGATTTGTGGAAGTCCCCGCCGTAAACCATAGCATTCTTGAAATCGCAGATTATCTGATCCGCTAGCGAGATTGTTTTGACACAGGAGCGTTTTCCTTCGATTTTTGGCTCGTTTCCGCTGTTATTGACTATTTCCGTTCTGTAAAAGTGTTCAGGCAACGGGTTGCGCAGAAAGAAACTTGTCTGTCGTACACCGATGACTGGTATGCCGTACGATTTGGCAACTCCGTACTGATTGAGATAAAAACTGTCCTCCAGTGTCTTTTCGCTGAAGACGAAGACAAAGACGCTGGCATTTGATATCGTGTCAAACATTTCCATGCTGTCGTGTTGTCGCGGATCGAGAATTTCTGTGCGTTTTGGATGCGTTCGTGTAGGCCATCGAGTGGCTAAGCTAGTAACTACAATGTCGCGAAGTGAAGTGCTGCAGTTCGAAGAGTTTAAATATGCTTCGCCGCAAACAAACAGCAATGGATTTGAAAAACTGCGAGAAGTCATGGCCCTTAAGTAAATGGCGAGAATGACGAAAATTATCAGATAATGTCTGGTCTTTCTAGCTTGCAAATATGACTTAAAAATGCCTTTCTCTCTTGGATACCTTTGTTTGTCTGCGACGTATACCCTCCAAAACTGAGAATTTCAAGCCTTGCGCTTTGTGCTTTAATTGTAAAAATTTGAATACTAACGCGAACAGGTGTAATACGATGTAGATGTCGACGGCAAATCGGGTCCTCCACCACCCGTAATGTTTCttgactttaatatattttCCCACTCACtggaaacttggcacaaatccAGGCGTTTCAACGCAACTGcgatctagaaaaaaaaaaagaaaaatgagatGAAGGTTTTTAACACCCTCCAGTTGTGATCTTTGGAGTATCAGCAGAGGAAACATATGCAACTCATTTGCGTTAATATCTCTGGCTGTCCtttcttaccttttttttcttgatgcACGAAATATAATGTCCGCTAATAGATAATTGTCGACGTTTATTCGCACCAAATACCAAGAGTTGTTCCTAGGAAATGCCGCAAATTGGTCCAGTACTTCTTAGCTATGTTTTCTAATCTCCGGCGCTTTTAATGGTGAGTACAAACGTAAATTTACATATCAAAACAAAATACCGAAGAGAGAAATGAAATTATGAACTGCcataaaaaaacttttttgttcaTGACTTTGGCGACCCTGTACTCCGTTAAACTAACACAAAGTACCCTTTTTGTTCGaatgttattaaaaaaaaactttgcggTTAGCTTATTGAATCATCGTTGCTTGAGttacagaaaaataaaaaaaaatgtcgaaACCTattctcttgttgttgaaacaaTATGTTCTTGTTTCATAAATATTCATGTTATATTTGAATCTCGTCAAGTGAATGACTTTTTTTGTCTGTACCTGGCTTAACGGGAATTACCGACCCACGTCGAGGAACTCCCTCGCAATCTTTCGTTCGTTATTATATTCACTTGCAAATCTCTTAAAACGCTAAATACGGAATGTGTCAAAACCCATGGATAATGGTTATGATTTGAAAGCCATTTGCACCGAGATGAGATTTCCAGAGCGGTCACAGCAAagaattttaaaacatttcctGAAAACATCATTTAAGAATTGGAAGAAAAATATCTCTCCATCATTCAACTTTTATAACGAAGGGACTTTTGCAAACATATAGGGAATCAGTAAATATACTTGATTATAAGGGTGAAAatctttattttaatttcaaatatgACGTCGTCGAGGTGACAGTTTCTTGTAGGGCTAACAAAAAGCTTCTCAACGGGAGATTTTAACGAAATCGAAGCGTAACTAGCTTGATTTGATaataaaacgaagaaaaaaattattaggtTATCACAAAGAGGGAAAACTTCGCAGATTTGAAGCAATAAATAAAACATTGTACCGTCGAATcggtctttgtttgttttttttttcgtcttcaCTGTTTTCACGTCGtgatttcaagttaaaatgTATTGTTTTTGGCTTGCATATATTACCTAAACAAATGCTGAAAGCTTCATTTCCCGAAAATataacttttcaaatttttaatacATGATCGTGAAACATCATAATGGTGATGTTTAGGAAACTTATGCGTCAAAAGTTTACTTATCATCAtaatctataaaaaaaaaacgcggaAAAAACACTAGCTCATTTTTGGGAAAACATTGAAGAGAACGTTCTAAAAGCTTGAATTTGAAAAGCAAGATAACGTCTTTCATAACGTCTTTCATAATCAAATCGCGGTTTATTCTCGTACATTTCCTCTCGCAATTGAGTTTTCCTCTTCAGAGATCTATAACTCTCTAATTTAGCGGctttttgagcaactttttgcCAAAAACCACTGCGAAAAAGTGCCGAAGACTAAGACCCTCTTGGACCAGAAGATAAAATCACAGCGGACCAGCTAATTGCATCAGGTAAGGTACTCGAAGGAAAGGCtagcattagataacatagAGTGAAGTAGAAGAGAACGAaaatccaacctcgttcccagggtcctttctccacttcgagaaagtacagaaaggaccctgggaacgaggttgacgaaaatcgtgttttccgatgtctctgacgtcatcgtcgtccgTTCGTGACAGATGTAAATATAGCGGGATATGGTTCATGCTGGAAACAAAGCGAAGTACTCGTCGATAAATCGCAtcgcaatagaccatttcagcttgtacattttgttttcccattccagaccacgtgatgccctcatgggaattttccttttgttttttcattagttatgcgtaaatttgcacgtgcataagacgacatttgaaagaaactattccctcgagtagcatcacgtggtctgaaatgggaaaacaaaatgtacaagctgaaaaggtctatagaagcgagaagaagaagaagttaatCGACCGTCTCCATACCTTGCCGTATTTTtttctgtcacgagaggacAACGGTGAGACGGTCAGAGACAGAGTCAACAGATATTTAGCAATTCAAGGTAACCATATGTGACGTCTGTCCTGAGCTGACGACATTTTCAGTCGGTTATAGTAAAGTTCCACAAATTCCTTCCCTGCTTTATATCTCACGTTAGGAGGAGATAGAGTGGCCAAGTGGTTAGGCTGCTGGATCTGAGTTCCACAGATATATTTCGCAACAAAGACAAAACATGAGGGAGTTTAAAGGTGATGTTTTAACGCCGATTTTTTTAACGATGTTGCGTTAAAAGTcagcgggggggggggggtgttacacaaaggccgggacgacgaagttgattgcaacgacatcgtcacgccatcactgtcacggatttgagcatgcacacagtgagcaaaagttggtcttggtcctcgttctcgtccttgtctttgtcctcgaatctaaagctctctactaTGTGTTTCTTTACGATGACATTTTAACCAGCTTTCCAATTTCGCCTACTGTTTCAAGTGAATCACTGATGCATTGAAGTGATTTCATGGCATCAGCGACAGCCAGATTTGAGGCATGTCCATAAAAATGCGTATATAAGCAATTTCCGTTGATGGTATTAATTTGCGTAGCTGAACCACTCCAGTTTTCTTGCCTACCTTCGTCGTTGCTCCATCATAACACTGCCAACGGGCTCGCTGGATGTTTAAATTTATTGTCAGTAGGGCATTCTTTAGTATTGCTCCTACTGGATCTGCATTTGTTCTTTCAAAAAGGATGCATTGCAATGAAATCTTCGTGTATCACACAGCAGTCGTCAACCGACCTAGTTTCAAATAACTAGTTTAACCTTGTTAGAAACATCCCGAAACATCTGCTCTTCCGTCAGCCATGGTCATGAGAAACGTCGCATTCTGAATGTTTGCAGATATTTGCCGCAGCATGCCAAGAACCATTGCCTCTAGAAGCTCATTCAGAATCTCTGGGTTCAAATCCAGTCCAGTGTAACTTATTTTCCTATTTATCTGCACCACAAGTCCTGGGACACAGTGCCCTAAATTAACGATAATAGAGCAAAGTAAGAATTAACGAATTATTTAATAATTCAgagcaaattaagaattaacgATAATCGTTAATTCAGAGGGGATAGCGTGTTGTTCAGGTAGCAAATCGCACCAATAAATCATCctcagtaaatgacatcagcggtGTGCTGTATTTggtcgaccctatgtggatattttctccgcgaatatggtaagaacttcagttttaaggtagctgcgcatgcgccaacaaaatgccaaagcaacagtacctctggacgtggtgccagagcgtcgcaccgaacgatgctccccgagatttcggcccggaggtcgcttttggagccaagtatcagatacctgtcgccaggcagggagggagagaaatgtcagcCCCTAGACtatacgtgacagatccctttcgtccactcagctcgattaacAATTgttagcaattcctatatatacaacagcaatctagttatttcctccatgtggtacgttcaagtgtatCTTGCagtggtgcatatttaacgattgcgcacGAGCTCTTGCGTACACACTCTTATTTGTGGTTCTGAGCCActataagtcttgtgtttttccatatggtgcgcgctggtgcatactggcacaaaatacatgacatccacgcatgcgCATTCTCTGTACACACAAAATAGTCCGTCATTTCGTTTGGATTTTAAGACTTGCAATATAAACacggaaaagcctaagttttactctagtacagtGGCATATTTTACACCGGCGGACCTCTAAGGAAACCAAAAAAGTCCAAGAGGCGAAGTTCAAGGATTGtaattggtgcatttcgatccattttgcttctgtctatttttgatgaaaaataagcagctattttaaagctgttggttgtttttggcagagcaaaaatacgatttcgttcctttacacaattccaaattgcacagaaggacaacagtacataatcttgCTATGAttgacaatacttggaaactaaAGCTTCCATCGATAGCTGACCATGTTAGTAAGcgaaattccacttttgtagcggaatttaattcaaatctaaAAATTCCTGGGGGGGCTCAAGCCCCCTGCCTCTCCCCCTGCTACAGGCCAGAATTTACAGAAAAAAGTAATGGTAAAAAACGACGTTTCGATCATTTTCAAGTAAATATTCAAGTAAATAATCATTTTCAAGTAAATATGAggataaaaataatattaacatATATGTAAAGAGAGAGAAACAATAAGTCAAAgataaaaatatgttaaaagtGTGGAAGCTGTTGAAAAGGGGAGCATAAAGACAGTACAGACGTGCAGAAACTAGCAGTTATTTTAAGAGGGGGCGTTAAAACGATAAAGCAAGTAGGAACTATGTAAAAACTTCAGCAATAATTGAGTTATTCTGTGCATTGAGTTCAGTTTATTgataaaaaaattcataaaCGAGGCAGTAAAACTTATTTGTGCATTTCTTTAAAACTTTAACTTCTTGCAATATTGTGTCTATCGTTGAAGGGGCGAGGGAAAATGAAGGCTTCCATTGTGCGAAACGCTCGTTTTAAGTTCTTCGAAAATCAAGAGGG includes:
- the LOC136923459 gene encoding uncharacterized protein, yielding MTSRSFSNPLLFVCGEAYLNSSNCSTSLRDIVVTSLATRWPTRTHPKRTEILDPRQHDSMEMFDTISNASVFVFVFSEKTLEDSFYLNQYGVAKSYGIPVIGVRQTSFFLRNPLPEHFYRTEIVNNSGNEPKIEGKRSCVKTISLADQIICDFKNAMVYGGDFHKSCIERLMHKVCKAYVPRENVKTFIERSFESLANVYSLNKRNAKPNAQALCPKCGFLLPDFEPPKLLRTSSTGSLLRRSQTMEQIPVFENHCISSSYRSSTPRNRTPLQPTTIQFPSPQVFKAVKKMEIPSQGNWIQRHDNKPQKVEPKMQAKTNLKPPGASSEISRSSSAGSGTISETIREEIKTSSTTTNPPKIFRRQSRVSNGSWTDKIRNRLRRQSSLPVIPTTYLVTTADGLEKQISLVKYPPEKREPSSPRSNDSTSMFSDDEDQETIHISRVPSPDAPSG